A genomic region of Leptolyngbya sp. NIES-2104 contains the following coding sequences:
- a CDS encoding methyl-accepting chemotaxis protein has translation MIDQLSPNSKRFITPPAYRASDPVRSAPKPVQNWLDRMTLRQKTAIFAIVLSTVPIAVMGLTSYFFANQAITQQVTGAQQLAATRLSDLISRYMAQRYADIQALANFPMLTEATIRNPGVLAERNEALDRITQSYAQYSNIAVFDLEGNAILQSGDRPDPNQSSQEYFKEAIRANRAAFSQSSVTADSKSSQIYLTAPVRDTQNGRTIAVIRATLPLEKLSEQLVTYTLIGREYSIIDPATNRVILSSRPERLNQEAPVLFPEFPQMKSTAQVNTRSLNEGRDQFIFTYSPWTKLDNLPDLNWQLMLGNNTQNAFRARRTLLLLLGASTIIAAALVAWLATLLANRLTRRIVSVAKAVQRIGQGQLDTRLRIVGDDEITLLGSNINYMAGQLQKLISEQTQTSQNLQRLNEATFNIRKTLDANLIMQSGVNEVRKLIDVDRAIVYLFDETWKGRIVAESVGLEFQAALGTNIYDPCFSERYVEKYRNGHVQTISNVEDADLDSCYRGQLEAFQVKANIVAPMVVEGKLIGLLVGHHCTGSHYWESWEINLFTQIAVHLGNALEQVKLTEQRQQVTSIQALAEERQRTQDALQSQLLQLLRHVERAAMGDLTVRADVTPGEIGTVADFFNSIVENLQHLVGQVKQASLQVNSSLGQHEYAVRDLAQDALKQAKETSATLDSVQHMMQSIEKVAESAQKAAEVSRSASMTAESGGMAMDLTVQQILGLRHTIGDTAKKVKRLGESSQQISKAVSLINQITVQTNLLAINAGIEAARAGDESQGFAAIAEEVAALAARAADATHEIEQLVADIQRETSDVVEAMEEGTTQVVEGTRFVKNAKQSLEQIVAVSHQIDQLVQSISIATVSQVETSHTITTLMQNIAEIAERTSDSSIEVSNSLRQTVDIAQELQQSVGTFKVN, from the coding sequence ATGATTGACCAACTCTCTCCCAACTCCAAGCGGTTTATCACACCGCCTGCCTATCGTGCTAGTGATCCCGTTCGTTCTGCTCCTAAACCTGTTCAAAACTGGCTCGATCGCATGACTTTACGCCAAAAAACAGCCATTTTTGCGATAGTTCTCAGTACAGTTCCGATCGCTGTCATGGGACTTACCAGCTACTTTTTCGCCAATCAAGCGATCACACAGCAAGTCACAGGCGCACAACAGTTAGCAGCAACCCGCTTGAGTGATTTGATCAGTCGCTATATGGCGCAGCGATACGCAGATATTCAAGCCTTGGCAAACTTTCCGATGCTGACTGAAGCAACGATTCGGAATCCAGGAGTTTTAGCAGAGCGAAATGAAGCACTCGATCGCATTACTCAATCGTATGCTCAATACAGTAATATTGCAGTATTCGACTTGGAAGGGAATGCAATTCTGCAATCGGGCGATCGACCCGATCCGAACCAATCGAGTCAGGAATATTTCAAAGAAGCAATCCGAGCGAATCGAGCTGCATTCAGTCAATCGAGCGTCACCGCAGACAGCAAAAGTTCTCAGATTTATCTCACGGCTCCGGTTCGTGACACTCAAAACGGAAGAACGATCGCGGTGATTCGAGCGACATTGCCGCTGGAAAAGCTTTCTGAACAGCTTGTAACCTACACCTTGATTGGGCGTGAGTATAGCATCATTGATCCAGCAACCAATCGTGTAATTCTCAGTTCTCGACCAGAGCGATTGAATCAAGAAGCGCCAGTCTTGTTCCCTGAATTTCCTCAGATGAAGTCTACGGCACAAGTCAATACGCGATCGCTCAATGAAGGACGCGATCAGTTTATTTTCACTTACAGCCCTTGGACAAAGTTAGACAATCTGCCTGATCTCAACTGGCAATTAATGTTAGGCAACAATACCCAAAACGCTTTTCGAGCTAGAAGAACCTTGTTGCTTCTATTAGGAGCGAGTACCATCATTGCAGCCGCGTTAGTCGCTTGGTTAGCCACATTATTAGCAAATCGCTTGACTCGGCGAATTGTCTCTGTTGCAAAAGCGGTTCAACGAATCGGGCAAGGACAGCTTGATACCCGACTGCGAATCGTTGGAGATGATGAAATTACACTGTTGGGTAGCAACATCAACTACATGGCGGGACAGCTTCAGAAGCTAATTTCTGAGCAAACCCAAACCTCGCAAAACTTACAGCGATTGAACGAAGCAACATTCAACATTCGTAAAACGCTCGATGCGAACTTGATCATGCAGTCGGGTGTGAATGAAGTTCGGAAGCTGATTGATGTCGATCGAGCGATCGTCTATCTGTTCGATGAAACCTGGAAGGGTCGAATTGTGGCAGAGTCAGTTGGTTTAGAGTTTCAAGCCGCACTGGGAACCAACATTTATGATCCTTGCTTCTCAGAGCGCTATGTTGAGAAGTACCGCAATGGGCATGTGCAAACGATTTCAAACGTCGAAGATGCAGATCTTGATTCTTGCTACCGGGGACAACTTGAAGCCTTTCAGGTAAAGGCGAACATTGTTGCACCGATGGTCGTCGAAGGCAAGCTGATTGGGTTGCTGGTGGGTCATCATTGTACTGGTTCGCACTATTGGGAATCTTGGGAAATTAATTTATTTACTCAGATTGCAGTTCATCTCGGTAATGCGCTAGAGCAAGTGAAGCTCACCGAGCAACGTCAGCAAGTGACGAGCATTCAGGCTTTAGCGGAAGAGCGTCAACGCACTCAAGATGCCTTACAATCTCAACTGCTGCAACTATTACGTCACGTTGAACGGGCAGCAATGGGAGATTTGACCGTTCGAGCCGATGTGACTCCAGGCGAGATTGGAACGGTGGCTGATTTCTTTAACTCGATCGTGGAAAATCTCCAGCATTTAGTCGGTCAAGTCAAGCAAGCTTCCTTACAAGTCAATTCTTCACTGGGTCAGCATGAATACGCCGTACGGGATCTGGCTCAAGATGCTTTAAAGCAAGCTAAAGAAACTTCTGCCACACTCGATTCTGTGCAACACATGATGCAATCGATTGAGAAAGTTGCCGAAAGTGCTCAAAAAGCCGCAGAAGTCAGCCGTAGTGCTTCGATGACCGCTGAAAGTGGCGGGATGGCAATGGATCTAACCGTTCAGCAGATTTTAGGACTGCGACACACGATCGGAGATACTGCGAAGAAGGTCAAACGATTGGGAGAATCTTCGCAGCAGATTTCTAAAGCGGTGTCTTTGATTAATCAAATCACCGTACAGACGAATTTGCTTGCAATCAATGCGGGAATTGAAGCGGCGCGGGCGGGAGATGAGAGTCAAGGATTTGCCGCGATCGCTGAAGAGGTCGCAGCATTAGCGGCTCGTGCAGCAGATGCAACTCACGAAATTGAACAGTTAGTGGCAGACATTCAGCGCGAAACGAGCGATGTGGTTGAGGCGATGGAAGAAGGAACCACACAAGTCGTGGAAGGGACAAGGTTTGTCAAGAATGCGAAACAAAGCTTAGAGCAGATTGTTGCTGTGTCTCATCAAATTGATCAACTCGTGCAATCCATCTCGATCGCAACCGTGTCACAGGTGGAAACTTCGCACACGATTACAACCTTAATGCAGAACATTGCTGAGATTGCAGAACGAACTTCGGATTCGTCGATCGAGGTTTCAAACTCGCTGCGTCAAACCGTGGATATTGCTCAAGAACTTCAACAATCGGTTGGAACCTTCAAGGTGAATTAG
- a CDS encoding response regulator transcription factor, with protein sequence MLINTVLIVEDTASERELLSHYLQEGGYVVIEAVSAKEALDKVAEHKPDVVVTDVVMPGMSGFALCRALKRHPITEDVPIIICTSKNQDIDRLWGMKQGADLYMTKPFTRDQLIRAVQSVGG encoded by the coding sequence ATGTTAATCAATACTGTTTTGATTGTCGAAGATACTGCTTCAGAAAGAGAACTGCTTAGCCATTATCTACAGGAAGGCGGCTATGTGGTGATTGAAGCAGTGAGTGCAAAAGAAGCACTCGATAAAGTCGCGGAACATAAGCCCGATGTGGTTGTGACTGATGTGGTGATGCCCGGAATGAGCGGATTTGCACTTTGTCGCGCTCTTAAACGGCATCCCATTACAGAAGATGTTCCGATCATTATTTGTACCTCGAAGAACCAAGACATCGATCGACTATGGGGCATGAAACAGGGCGCAGATTTGTATATGACAAAACCGTTTACTCGTGACCAATTGATTCGAGCGGTTCAATCTGTGGGAGGTTAA
- a CDS encoding chemotaxis protein CheW, which translates to MKSSAIAVRSSIPRSLGQVYLKFDLGAKIPVVVPMNYVREAISRSLQHLTPMPEMPPYVLGLMHRQAQVMWSIDLAQLLEVGSINAHLAEQDFIILRVGSTAFAIAVHQIHGSTWLSSEEIQPSLSHATGRFSHYLSGCVLKKQEVMFVLDAEAIVQSPSFQHNELF; encoded by the coding sequence ATGAAAAGTTCCGCGATCGCTGTGCGATCCTCGATTCCTAGAAGTTTGGGTCAGGTGTATCTCAAATTCGATCTCGGCGCAAAAATTCCGGTCGTGGTGCCGATGAACTATGTGCGAGAAGCCATTTCTCGATCGCTGCAACATCTCACTCCGATGCCAGAGATGCCGCCGTATGTACTGGGATTGATGCACCGACAGGCACAAGTGATGTGGTCGATCGATCTTGCACAGTTGCTAGAGGTCGGTAGCATCAATGCGCATTTAGCCGAACAGGATTTCATCATTCTGCGAGTCGGTTCGACTGCTTTCGCGATCGCAGTGCATCAGATTCATGGCTCGACTTGGCTTTCATCCGAAGAGATTCAGCCGTCTCTGAGTCATGCTACTGGACGATTTTCACACTATCTCAGCGGCTGTGTGCTGAAAAAACAAGAAGTAATGTTTGTGCTTGATGCAGAAGCGATCGTGCAGTCTCCAAGCTTTCAGCACAATGAATTGTTCTAA